In one Cloacibacillus porcorum genomic region, the following are encoded:
- a CDS encoding transposase domain-containing protein, with the protein MGLEHSLAERSIKPFVIGRKNWLFSCSPKGAETSAVIYSIIERAKENHLKPYEYLKYILENMPNTAPERYHTILPWSKELPCRCKLKGQPDSTAGDNDESCDHASDAGVNDSAEL; encoded by the coding sequence GTGGGCCTTGAACACTCCTTAGCGGAACGAAGCATAAAACCATTCGTCATAGGCAGAAAAAACTGGCTCTTTTCCTGCTCCCCCAAAGGAGCGGAAACCAGCGCGGTAATCTACTCAATAATAGAGAGGGCAAAAGAGAACCACCTCAAACCATACGAATACCTCAAATACATTCTTGAAAACATGCCCAACACGGCACCGGAGCGATACCATACCATCCTGCCCTGGAGCAAAGAGCTTCCATGCCGCTGCAAATTGAAAGGCCAGCCGGATTCAACGGCCGGCGACAACGACGAATCCTGTGACCATGCCTCTGATGCTGGAGTCAACGACTCTGCTGAATTATAA
- a CDS encoding MgtC/SapB family protein, protein MYIGEFEILCRLMLAAFLGAVFGMERKHRNKPIGARTHILISLAACTVAIISSYGFTELAYSYPHEVSVRTDPARLMVGMLTGIGFIGAGIIYKSPHGDIKGITTAAEVYLITVLGIGAGLGLYMLSISASVLAYITLICSEDMVSCAKERYCLPFKLWLKKLFQRRGPKEK, encoded by the coding sequence ATGTATATTGGAGAATTTGAGATTTTATGCCGGCTGATGCTGGCCGCTTTTTTAGGCGCGGTCTTTGGAATGGAGCGCAAGCATAGGAATAAACCTATCGGCGCACGTACGCATATACTCATCTCTCTGGCCGCCTGTACAGTGGCGATCATCTCGTCCTACGGTTTTACCGAGTTGGCCTACTCCTATCCGCATGAGGTCAGCGTGAGGACAGACCCCGCGCGTCTGATGGTTGGTATGCTGACTGGTATCGGCTTTATAGGAGCGGGGATAATATATAAGAGCCCGCACGGTGACATAAAGGGGATCACGACGGCGGCGGAGGTATATCTTATAACGGTGCTTGGCATCGGTGCGGGGCTAGGGTTATATATGCTCTCGATATCGGCATCGGTGCTGGCCTATATAACGCTTATCTGTTCCGAGGATATGGTCTCCTGTGCCAAAGAAAGATATTGCCTCCCATTTAAGCTTTGGCTTAAAAAACTTTTTCAGCGCCGCGGTCCCAAGGAGAAGTAA
- the gltS gene encoding sodium/glutamate symporter has product MLFELLNGIAVLKFDALWTTTLAIILLLIGFAIRNKVGIIGRFCIPAPVIGGLLMSITTLILHHTGNFTVQFTTSMQSPMMLAFFTTVGVGVSFGLLKKGGRALIIYLVFCWVLAAIQNAFGAGLASALGLNPLLGIMAGAVSLEGGHGAAAAFGPMVEGLGVKGAAAVAIASATFGLIAGGLLGGPVAKTLIERHHLKIEANADTMFQKSADDILNEQSERKVTSAALLSTLALVLILMVIGSYLSQYIARLTAGTNFSLPGYVTAMFAAVVFRNLNDHLHFVKINSSCIDIISDISIGIFLTMAMMSLRIWDLYDLALPLIVILMLQTTLIVLLAMFVLFRLLGRDYDAVVMCSGFIGHGLGATPNAVANMGSVCERYGVMSYKAFLIVPLCGAVLIDLVGIPNIVWFINFFANR; this is encoded by the coding sequence ATGTTATTTGAGCTCCTCAACGGTATAGCTGTTTTAAAGTTCGACGCCCTATGGACTACGACGCTGGCAATTATTTTGCTCTTAATCGGTTTCGCGATCAGGAACAAGGTCGGCATCATTGGCAGGTTTTGTATCCCGGCGCCGGTTATCGGCGGCCTTTTGATGTCCATCACCACGCTTATACTTCACCATACGGGAAATTTCACCGTTCAGTTCACAACCTCTATGCAGTCGCCGATGATGCTGGCCTTTTTTACTACGGTCGGAGTCGGCGTAAGCTTTGGACTGCTTAAAAAGGGAGGACGCGCGCTGATAATCTATCTGGTATTCTGCTGGGTTCTGGCGGCGATACAGAATGCCTTCGGCGCCGGACTCGCCTCGGCGCTGGGGTTGAATCCGCTTCTGGGCATCATGGCCGGGGCCGTATCTCTTGAGGGCGGACATGGCGCGGCCGCCGCCTTTGGTCCAATGGTGGAAGGGTTAGGAGTAAAAGGCGCGGCCGCGGTAGCCATAGCCTCGGCCACCTTTGGGCTTATCGCGGGCGGACTTCTTGGAGGGCCGGTAGCCAAGACTCTTATCGAGCGCCATCACCTAAAGATAGAGGCGAATGCGGATACGATGTTTCAGAAAAGCGCCGACGATATCCTGAATGAGCAGTCCGAGAGAAAAGTAACCAGCGCCGCTCTGCTCAGCACCCTTGCGCTCGTACTCATTCTTATGGTCATCGGTTCATATCTTTCACAATATATCGCCAGGCTGACGGCCGGAACTAATTTCAGCCTTCCCGGTTATGTGACTGCGATGTTCGCGGCGGTCGTATTCAGAAATCTAAACGACCACCTCCATTTTGTTAAAATCAACAGCAGCTGTATAGACATCATTTCCGATATATCGATCGGCATATTTCTTACCATGGCGATGATGAGTCTGCGCATCTGGGATCTTTACGACCTCGCATTGCCGCTCATCGTGATCCTCATGCTGCAGACGACGCTAATCGTGCTACTGGCGATGTTTGTCCTGTTCCGCCTGCTGGGGAGGGATTATGACGCGGTCGTCATGTGTTCGGGTTTCATCGGACATGGCCTGGGAGCCACTCCAAACGCCGTAGCTAATATGGGATCGGTGTGTGAGAGATACGGCGTAATGTCATACAAGGCTTTTCTGATAGTTCCGCTCTGCGGCGCGGTCCTTATTGATCTTGTCGGTATTCCCAATATAGTATGGTTCATCAATTTCTTTGCCAACCGCTAA
- the tnpB gene encoding IS66 family insertion sequence element accessory protein TnpB: MKIYIVCGAADMRKGVDGLAAIVNLSLACDFSGESMFIFCNKSASEAICTQTAMRIWQTRCRIRRCGCRAHVRRKIHEGIQAVLQEQPACASQKGLEYCDRLFALERDYTKLTPEERRVKRLEQSKAITDALFAWALNTP; encoded by the coding sequence ATAAAGATATATATTGTCTGCGGAGCTGCGGATATGCGTAAGGGTGTCGATGGTCTGGCTGCCATCGTAAATCTCAGCCTTGCCTGTGATTTCAGCGGTGAGTCTATGTTTATCTTCTGTAATAAGAGCGCTTCAGAGGCTATCTGCACACAGACGGCTATGCGGATATGGCAGACTCGGTGCAGAATTCGCCGCTGTGGCTGCCGGGCCCATGTGAGAAGAAAAATTCACGAAGGGATACAGGCAGTCCTACAAGAACAACCAGCCTGCGCCTCACAAAAAGGACTTGAATACTGCGACAGACTCTTCGCTCTTGAACGTGACTATACAAAACTGACGCCGGAAGAGCGTCGTGTCAAAAGACTAGAACAAAGCAAGGCAATAACGGATGCCTTATTCGCGTGGGCCTTGAACACTCCTTAG
- a CDS encoding helix-turn-helix domain-containing protein gives MNCFSHLSLSDRIRIESSLNSRRSFKKIAEVLGKHPSSISLEIRKHLQRKRTGGAGQCFNDCAKRMGCKRSGLCNVKRRQRTFQG, from the coding sequence ATGAATTGTTTTTCTCACTTGTCACTCTCAGATAGGATAAGGATAGAGAGCAGTCTCAACTCAAGGAGGTCTTTTAAGAAAATTGCCGAAGTTTTAGGCAAACATCCTTCGTCTATTTCTCTTGAGATCAGAAAGCATTTGCAGAGGAAAAGGACGGGCGGCGCCGGACAGTGCTTCAATGACTGTGCCAAACGCATGGGATGTAAACGTTCCGGGCTTTGTAACGTGAAGAGGCGTCAAAGAACATTTCAAGGTTGA